In one Sporomusa sphaeroides DSM 2875 genomic region, the following are encoded:
- a CDS encoding alpha/beta-type small acid-soluble spore protein: MARSRKPVNPGAENALDRMKMEVANELGITERVRSQGWSTMTSADCGRVGGHMVRRMIEQYESTMGGQTATASTTGSTTATSGTMTSQFDINSK, translated from the coding sequence ATGGCTAGAAGCAGAAAACCTGTTAACCCTGGTGCCGAAAATGCTCTTGATAGGATGAAAATGGAAGTGGCTAACGAACTGGGTATCACCGAACGCGTACGCAGCCAAGGATGGTCTACTATGACTTCCGCTGACTGCGGCCGGGTTGGCGGCCACATGGTTCGCCGCATGATCGAGCAATATGAATCCACTATGGGTGGACAAACAGCAACTGCCTCGACCACCGGTTCAACTACTGCTACCAGCGGCACTATGACTTCCCAATTTGATATTAACAGCAAGTAA
- a CDS encoding aspartyl-phosphate phosphatase Spo0E family protein — translation MENLAEKQREIEEVRVRLHHLVEQKCGNFADREVGELSAYLDRLIVEYELSCALQQRAK, via the coding sequence GTGGAAAACCTGGCGGAAAAGCAGCGGGAGATTGAAGAGGTTCGTGTCCGGCTGCATCATTTAGTAGAACAAAAATGTGGTAATTTCGCAGACCGGGAAGTAGGAGAACTTAGTGCTTATCTTGACCGGCTTATTGTCGAATACGAGTTGAGCTGCGCCTTGCAGCAGCGAGCTAAGTAG
- the hypB gene encoding hydrogenase nickel incorporation protein HypB: MEITVMSDILGKNDEVAAELNTLLTRQGIFVVNLLGSPGCGKTSLVEQTVRLLRNEYKIAVIEGDLYTSKDADRIAAYGAPVIQINTRGGCHLDAGMVKKAVEQLDLSAVDILIVENVGNLVCPAEFAVGEHAKVVVLSVTEGEDKPLKYPLVFRQSEAIIINKIDLLPYTDFAIDCAVSDINGLNAAAALIKASCKTGEGLVLWTEWLKDRVRLVRRGDL; the protein is encoded by the coding sequence TTGGAAATTACTGTTATGAGCGATATTCTGGGAAAGAATGATGAAGTTGCAGCAGAGCTAAATACCCTGTTGACCCGGCAGGGAATCTTCGTCGTTAATTTGTTAGGTTCTCCCGGCTGTGGGAAAACCTCACTTGTGGAGCAAACAGTACGCTTGCTCCGCAATGAATATAAAATTGCCGTTATCGAAGGTGACTTGTATACCTCCAAAGATGCTGACCGAATTGCCGCGTATGGAGCGCCGGTTATTCAAATCAATACCCGGGGCGGTTGTCACCTGGATGCCGGTATGGTTAAGAAAGCCGTTGAACAATTGGATTTGTCGGCAGTGGATATCTTAATTGTGGAGAATGTCGGTAACTTGGTTTGCCCGGCTGAATTTGCCGTGGGGGAGCATGCTAAGGTGGTAGTACTCAGCGTTACTGAAGGAGAAGATAAGCCGCTGAAATATCCGCTTGTTTTCCGCCAGTCTGAGGCCATCATCATTAATAAGATTGATTTGCTGCCCTACACTGATTTTGCCATAGACTGTGCGGTCAGTGACATTAACGGCTTAAATGCAGCCGCTGCTTTAATCAAGGCCTCCTGCAAAACCGGGGAGGGCCTGGTGCTTTGGACAGAATGGCTGAAAGACCGGGTACGGTTAGTCCGCAGAGGGGATTTATGA
- the hypA gene encoding hydrogenase maturation nickel metallochaperone HypA yields the protein MHEMAIAEGILDIAVKTAVSHGAAKVTGVKVLAGELTGIVPEALEFGFSALAAGTVADGAQLSICMVPLTGRCRDCGHESRVDKYRFVCGSCNSYAVEIVSGRELKVESVEVE from the coding sequence ATGCATGAGATGGCAATTGCGGAAGGTATTTTGGATATTGCGGTAAAAACGGCAGTCAGCCATGGTGCTGCCAAAGTGACAGGCGTAAAGGTGCTGGCCGGTGAGCTTACCGGTATTGTACCTGAAGCGTTGGAATTTGGGTTTAGCGCGCTGGCTGCAGGTACGGTGGCCGACGGCGCTCAGTTATCCATTTGCATGGTTCCGCTGACAGGACGCTGCCGGGACTGTGGACATGAAAGCCGTGTGGACAAGTACCGGTTTGTATGTGGAAGCTGCAATTCTTACGCTGTTGAGATCGTGTCAGGCCGTGAATTAAAAGTGGAGAGTGTGGAGGTAGAATAG